A single genomic interval of Peromyscus leucopus breed LL Stock chromosome 7, UCI_PerLeu_2.1, whole genome shotgun sequence harbors:
- the LOC114691938 gene encoding coiled-coil domain-containing protein 115-like produces the protein MAVLALREELDSVYLQLLSDLEELEAKRAALNAQVEEGWFLLAKARYAMGAKSVGTLQYASCMEPQICVRTSEAQDGPQTFRVIKADAQTPEEVGPSEASLRRRKGPTKTQVSGTSVVPQDPLNWFGILVPHSLRQAQASFRDGLQLAADIANLQTRINWGRGQVRGLQKKLKELDPGPA, from the coding sequence ATGGCAGTCCTGGCCCTGCGAGAGGAGTTGGACTCGGTGTACCTGCAGCTGCTCAGCGACCTGGAGGAACTGGAGGCGAAGCGGGCGGCATTGAACGCCCAGGTGGAAGAGGGATGGTTCTTGCTTGCCAAGGCTCGCTATGCCATGGGCGCCAAGTCGGTGGGGACCCTGCAGTATGCCTCATGTATGGAGCCTCAGATCTGCGTGCGCACCAGCGAGGCCCAGGATGGACCCCAGACCTTCAGGGTGATCAAAGCTGATGCCCAGACCCCCGAGGAAGTGGGACCCAGCGAGGCATCTCTGCGCAGGCGCAAGGGCCCTACCAAGACCCAAGTGTCAGGGACCTCCGTGGTCCCTCAAGATCCCTTGAACTGGTTTGGAATCTTGGTTCCTCACAGTCTTCGGCAGGCCCAGGCCAGCTTCCGGGATGGCCTTCAGCTGGCTGCAGATATAGCCAACCTCCAGACTCGAATCAACTGGGGTCGGGGTCAGGTCCGGGGCCTCCAGAAAAAACTGAAGGAGTTGGACCCTGGACCTGCCTGA